From the genome of Xylocopilactobacillus apis:
ACTATCCGCTAAATCTAAGATTCGATCATTAAATGACAGCCAACTGATTTCCCGATTCATAAAATCGTGTTGTCGCAAAAGAGTATCAGCCATTGTTCGTTCACCTCACCATCAACGTTAATCTTTACAATAACAGTATATGCTTATTTTTTTAATTAAGACCATAATGGGTAAAAAAATTTCAAACTTTTTCTCAATGCTTTAAAATTAAGTGTCCTTGTATTATAATGTTAGTCAAGTATAGTCAAGGAAAAACAATGAGCCAATCAAATAATTTATCAGATTTAATTGAAGAATATATAAAAAGTATTTTAAAAGAGAATTTTGAAGTCGAACTGAGAAGGCAGCAAATCGCTGATTACTTTAATGTTGTGCCTTCTCAAATAAACTATGTGATTAAGACTCGTTTTGATTCAAAACATGGTTATTATGTTGAGAGTAAACGCGGTGGTGGCGGTTACATTAGAATTGTTAAGCTGCAGTTTGTTGAATGCGGAGATCTTTTGGAAAAGGTTAAAGCTGATATTGGGTCGGTTTTAACTTTAAGTGATGCGACTACGATTGTTAATCAATTAATCAGTGAAGAAGTTATTACAGACTCTTGCGGTCGGATTATTATTTCTGCACTTGACAACGATGCCTTAGGAGATATAGAAAAACCCGTTCAAAATAAATTAAGAGCTCATATTTTAAAGTGTATTTTGACAAAGCTAGAGTATGAGAATTAGTTTAGTATTATAATATAGACAGTGTTTAAATTCCTCATAGAGGAGGTTTTATTGATGGATAACTTATTTACACCTAGTGCCAGAATGGTGCTGGAAATTGCACAGGAAAACGCGAAAATGTACGGTCATTATGCGGTGTCAACTGAACACTTATTATTAGCACTGGTCATTGAAACTGAAGGAATTGCTGGGAAAACATTGAGAAAACTCAACGTTAACGAAGCAGATATTCGAGAAGAGATTGATGATTTAACGGGCTTTGGTACTGGCGTAGAAAACGCGGGGATCAGTAATAATTTGGGGTACTCGCAAAAAGCTAAAGAAATTTTGGCTGTCGCAGGAGATGAGGCCAAAAGGCTGGGGGCATTAAAAATTGGAACCGAGCATATTTTGATAAGTCTTTTACGAGAAGATGATGTTTTGGCAACTCGGATTTTAGTAAATTTAGGTCTAAATCTTAACAAAACTCGTCAGCTTTTGCTTAAGAAAATGGGTATCAGTGAAGCGCCAGGAAGGACGGGTGCAAAAAGAAGACCCGTTTCTAATCCGGAAATGACAACGAATAAAAATACCAAGACTCCTACTTTAGATAAATTGGCACGAGATTTAACCGAATTAGCAAGGCAGAATAGAGTTGATCCAGTTATTGGCCGTGAAAAAGAAGTTAAAAGAGTTATTCAAATCCTTTCTCGCAGAACCAAGAATAATCCAGTTTTAATCGGTGAACCGGGAGTTGGGAAAACTGCAATTGCTGAAGGATTAGCTGAAAAGATTGTTGCTGGAACTGTTCCAGAAGAAATGCAGGACGATCGCTTAATGATGCTTGATATGGGCTCTCTTGTTGCGGGCACTAAATATCGGGGTGAATTTGAAGACCGACTGAAAAAATTGATTAAAGAGGTTTCTAACAGCGATAACGTAATTCTTTTTATTGATGAATTGCATACATTAATTGGAGCTGGAGGAGCTGAAGGAGCAATTGACGCTTCCAATATTTTAAAGCCGGCTCTGGCTCGTGGTGAAATCCAGCTGATTGGGGCTACCACATTAGATGAATATCAAAAATATGTGGAAAAAGATGCAGCGCTTGAAAGACGTTTTGCGACGGTTCAGGTTGATGAGCCAACAATTGCTGAAACTAAAGAGATTTTACGAGGGCTACGTTCACGGTATGAAGAACATCACTATTTAAAAATTAGTGATGAGGCAATTGATGCAGCAGTCGAACTATCTAATCGTTACATTACTAATCGATTCTTACCAGATAAGGCAATTGATTTAGTTGATGAAGCTTCAGCTAAGGTTCATTTAGCCCATGCTACTGGTTCTAAGGCCGATTCATTAAATAAAAAGTTGCTGAAGATTGAAGCCGATAAAGAATCTGCAGTAAAAAATCAGGATTTTGAATTAGCAGCTGAAATTCGCAGAGAAGAGTTTGAACTAAAAGATAAGTTAAATCGGGCTAAGTATGGTAATAACTCTGAGCAGAAAGTGCAGGAAATTGTCGTAACTCCAGAAGACATCGCCGAAGTTGTTTCTGAATGGACCGGAGTTCCAGTCACCCAGCTCACAAAAAAAGAATCTGACCGTTTAGTGCATCTCGAAAAATTCCTTCATCAGCGAGTCATTGGACAAGATGCAGCAGTGTCAGCCATTTCAAGAGCAATTAGAAGAACCCGCAGCGGTTTAAAAGATCCTAATCGACCAATGGGTTCATTTATGTTTCTTGGACCAACAGGTGTAGGTAAAACAGAATTAGCGAAGGCTTTAGCAGAAGCATTATTTGGTTCGGAAGATAATATTGTTCGAATTGATATGTCAGAATATATGGAGAAGTACTCGACCAGCCGTTTAATTGGTTCGCCTCCTGGATACGTTGGTTATGAAGAAGGCGGTCAGCTGACCGAAAAAGTTAAAAACAAACCTTATTCAGTTGTTTTATTTGATGAAGTTGAAAAAGCTCACCAAGATGTCTTTAATTTGTTGTTACAAGTTTTAGATGACGGATTTTTGACTGATTCTAGAGGACGAAGGGTTGATTTTCGCAATACAATTATTATCATGACTTCAAACTTAGGTGCGACTTCTCTACGTGATGATCATGAAGTTGGATTTGGTGCTCGAAGTACTTCAACAAATGATGTTGCAATTGAAGAGCGGATCCGAGAGGTGCTAAAAGAAACTTACCGGCCAGAGTTTTTAAATCGAATTGATGAAATTGTCATTTTCAAAGTTTTAACTAAAGATGAAATTCACCAGATCGTTAAGTTAATGGTAAAAGATTTTTCAAAACGGCTATCAGATCAAGGGATTACTTTAAAGGTTACCCCAAGTGCAATCAGCTTAATTGCTGATAAAGGATATAATCCTGAGTATGGAGCTCGTACAATTAGAAGGACTCTGCAGACTGAACTTGAAGATTCAATGAGTGAACAGTTATTGTCCGGTGAAATTTCACGTGGTGATGTGGTAACAGTTGGAGCTCAAAAAGATAAAATAAAGTTACGTATTAAAAAATCTGAAAAGAAAAAGGATAAAATTAAAGTTTGAAAGATGATTCATTGATCCGATTTTCTTCCACAGTACCCGTAAAAGACATTGCGGGTACTGTTTTTGATGAGGGAATAGATGCATTAATTATCGGGAATAATCGTTTTGGATTGCGTCTGCCCACTAGCTATGATTTAGCGGAAACGGCTGATTTAACTAAAATTGCTCATCAAAAAGGCAAGAAGATTATTGTCGCGGCAAATGCAATTTTGCATAACGAGAAGTTACAGTCTTATCAAGAATATTTAGCAGCTCTTGATCAAATTGAAGTTGATTATGTAATGGTTGGAGATGCAGGAGCAGTTAATATTATTCAAAATAACTTTCCAAATCTAAAATTTATTTACAATGGGGAAGTATTAGACACGAACTCTGGAATGATGAATTTTTGGGGTGAAGAAGGGGCATCGTACGTTCAGTTATCGCGGGAAATCCCTTATGTTGAATTAAAAGAACTTTTGCCGAAGTTGGAAGTAAAACCCATTTTGCAGTTATTTGGTCCAATCGCAATTGAGCATTCAGGCAGAAGTCTTATTTATAATTATTTAGATTATGTTGATAAAACAAATGATTTTGCGCCTAATGAGATTTATAAAGTATCTTTGCCTGCCCGACCGGAAGAAGAATACATCATGTTTGAAGATGAGCATGGGACCCATATGTATGCACCATATGACCTTAATTTATTAAGTAAATTTTTGGAATTAGTCAGTATGGGTATTAACTTCTTCACATTTGACAGTAAGTTTTATGACGGAGATAATTGGCTTAATATAATAAAAATATTTGTTAAAGCACGTAATTATATTTTACAGGATCAGTTAAACGATGATCGGCTGAGTGAGTTAGAGGAAAAATTATTACAAACAGTGCCCGCAGATCGAAAATATTCAATTGGATTTTATGATTATCAGATTGGTGATATTAAATGATGAATAAACCTGAAGTATTAGTTCCAGCAGGAACACCTGAAAAATTAAAAGTAGCAATCGATTATGGAGCAGATGCAGTATATATCGGCGGAGAACGGTTAGGACTAAGATCAAGAGCTAATAATTATTCGATTAGTGATATGGCAGAAGGCGCGGCCTATGCTCATAGTCATGGAGCAAAAGTCTATCTTGCCGCTAATATTGTCTGTCATGAAAATGAATTAGAAGATAATATTTCTTATTTGACTGAGGTTCGAGATGCTGGAGTCGATGCGTTAATTGTATCTGATCCAGCAATTATTAGTGCTGTTTTAACAAAAGTACCAGGGCTTCCTGTTCATTTGTCGACCCAAGCATCGGCAGTAAATTATGAGGCAGTAAACTTTTGGGCTAAGCATGGTCTTGAACGAGTTGTATTAGGAAGAGAGACAACTTTTGAAGAGATCAAGGAAATTAAAGAAAACACTGATGTTGAGATCGAAGCCTTTATTCAAGGAGCAATGTGTACTAGTTATTCTGGGCGCTGCGTGATGAGTAATTATATGAACAAGCGCGATGCTAATCGGGGTGGATGTGCTCAAAACTGCCGCTTTCTTTATAATCTTGCTGATGAATCAGGCAGCTCTTTAAACGGCGATGAGATGTTTACCATGTCAGCAGTTGATATGAGTTTAATTCCAGTAATCGGTCAAATGATTTCAACAGGAGTTGACAGTCTTAAAATTGAAGGAAGGATGAAGACGATTCATTATGTCTCAACAGTTGCTAATGTATATCGAACTGCAGTTGATACATATTGTGCAGATCCAGAACATTTTGAAGTTGATCCTGCGTGGATTGATGAGTTAGCTAAAATTTCTCAGCGCCGGATGTCCTTTGGTTTCTTTAATGGAGCTCCAACCAAAGACGATGAGTTATTTGAACATACAAAACCTGACCTCGGTTATGAGTTTATTGGGGAGGTTAAAGGCTATCAAGATGGAAGAGTTATTATTCAGGAACGAAATAACTTTTCTGAAGGTGATGAATTAGAATTTTATGGCCCTAATTTTTACCATTATTTAACAACGGTGAACGATCTTCAGGACGAAGATGGAATGAAAATCGAAAGAGCGAGTCATGCAATGATGATCTGTTCGATTGCAATAGACAAAGAATTACCAGTTGGTACGATGATTAGAAAGAAAAAAGCAGCTAAAGTAAGAGCCTAGAGGCACGTTAATGACTAAAATTAATAAAGATCTTGTTTATGATCCAATACATGATTTAAAGTTGGATCTCTATCAAAATGAAACTAGCGGTAAAAAACAAGTGAGTATAATTTTGATTCATGGTGGAGGATGGTTTCGCGGTTCAAAAGATAACGAGACTCAACTGGCAGCCAAATTGTTGGAAGCCGGATATAACGTTATCGTTCCCGATTATCGTTTAGCACCGCCAAGTTTTTATCCAGCTCCTTTAAAGGATATGAATCAAGTTTATAATTGGATTCAGGACAAATTCCCAGAAAGTAAAATCGCAGCAGTCGGAACCTCTGTAGGTGGAACAATGGCAGTTGAACTAGCAATTAAATATGGAATTCCAGCCGTGTCGCTTTCAGGTATTTTTGATATCGAAAAATGGATTTTAAAACATCATGATGTAAAGGCTAAGCTTAGTTCTGGCAAAGGTGAAACTCCTGAAGATCAGCAAAAAATTAATGAAAGTTTCTATAAAGGCTTTATCATGAACTATCTAAATAATGATGAAAAATTATTGGAGCAGGCAACACCCTATTATCGAGTAAAGAAGACCACGGGTCCAGTTTATTTATTTAATTCATTATCAGAATTGGCGCCATTAAGTGGAGTTTTGAAGATGGAAAAATCATTAATTAAAAAACAGGTTCCAACTTGGGTTCAATTTATACCAGGGACGGGGCATGGTGGTGACTATGCGTTGTCTGTTGTTGAGGATATTGCAAATTTTATCGAGAAATATTAAAAAAGACCAGTTCGTTATCACGATGGTCTTTTCGTTTGCTGATCTTTCCCCCAAGAAAGATCAGCACCTATTCATTCTCATTAAGAAATTTCATGATGTCGTTTAAAATTTGTGGATCAATCTGACCAATTCCTGCTTTTGCAGCATGAATATGTTCAACTGAAATGTGACTTGCAAAGGCGAGATCGCTATCAGTCATATTATGTTCTTTTTCAAAATTAATAATTTTTTCAACTAGTGGTGATACACCGTCCATATTTAACTCCCCTAAATGATTTTCTTTATTTGAGTATAGCAGATTTCATGAATCTAAGTAAAACCAAGTTTAAAAAAAGTATTTCGTTAATAAAATTTACAAAAATAGATTGACAATTGCCTTATAAAATACTAGAATTTTGTAGTGTTTTTAAGATATTGTCGAAAAAGCAAAACGCCTGGATATGTGTACCAGCAAAAAAATTAGAAAGGGATATTAAATATTTAATGCCAACTATTAACCAATTAGTACGCAAAGGCCGCAAGTCAAAGACTAGTAAATCAAAATCACCAGCTTTGAACTTCGGTTATAACAGTATGACAAAAAACTTAACCAATAATCCAGCTCCTCAAAAACGTGGAGTTGCAACTCGTGTCGGAACAATGACACCTAAAAAGCCTAACTCAGCTCTTCGTAAGTATGCCCGTGTGCGCCTCTCTAACTTAATTGAGGTTACAGCATACATTCCTGGAATTGGCCACAACTTACAGGAACATAGTGTTGTCTTAATTCGTGGAGGCCGTGTAAAAGATCTTCCCGGTGTTCGTTATCATATTATTCGTGGAACTCTTGATACAGCAGGAGTTACCGATCGTATGCAGGGCCGTTCAAAATACGGAACTAAGCGTCCAAAGAAATAACATATTTTTTTCAGATAGGAGTACAGAATGCCAAGAAAAGGCACAATCGTCAAACAAGATATATTGGCAGATCCAATATATAATTCAAAATTAGTATCAAGACTTATCAATCACATGATGAAAGATGGAAAACGCGGTAAGGCTCAAAATATCCTTTATCGAGCATTTGACATCATTCATGAACAGACTAATAAAGATCCGCTTGAAGTTTTTCAAGATGCCATGAATAATGTAATGCCTGTTCTTGAAGTTAAAGCACGCCGGATTGGTGGTTCTAACTATCAAGTACCGATTGAAGTTCGTCCTGAAAGAAGAACAACTTTAGCTTTGCGCTGGATCGTTCAGTATTCACGTCTTCGTAACGAGCGTTCAATGGATGAAAAATTAGCTCATGAAATTATGGATGCAGCTAATAATACAGGTGCATCTGTGAAGAAACGTGAAGATACACACAAAATGGCAGAAGCAAATCGTGCATTTGCTCAGTATCGTTGGTAATTTTAAATTTAAAATTATTGCTGCTTGAAGCAATGAAGGAAATGAGGAAGTAGAAAATAATGGCCGCAAAACGAGAATTTCCACTCGCTAAAACGAGAAATATCGGTATTATGGCCCATATCGATGCGGGAAAAACAACAACTACAGAGAGAATTCTTTTTTATACTGGTAAAATTCACAAGATTGGTGAAACCCATGAAGGTGCATCTCAGATGGACTGGATGGAAGAAGAACAAGAACGTGGAATTACGATCACTTCTGCTGCAACTACAGCTCAGTGGAAAGATTATCGAATCAATATCATTGATACCCCAGGACACGTTGACTTTACAATCGAGGTTGAACGTTCTTTACGTGTATTAGATGGAGTTATTACAGTTTTGGATGCTCAATCTGGAGTAGAACCGCAGACAGAAAATGTTTGGCGCCAGGCTGCTAACTATAACGTTCCAAATATTGTTTTCGTTAACAAAATGGATAAAATTGGAGCTGATTTTGATTATTCAGTTCAAACAATTCATGATCGTTTGCAGGCAAATGCTCATGCAATCCAAATCCCAATTGGAGCAGAAGATCAATTCAGCGGAATTATCGATTTAATTACTATGCAGGCTTACGTTTATGACGTAGACGAAATTGGTGATAAATGGGATACTGTTGAAATTCCGGCAGAATATCAAGATAAAGCTAAAAAAATGCATGATGAGTTAGTTGAAGCTGTTGCTGATGTTAATGATGATGTCATGGAAAAATATCTTAACGGTGAAGAAATCACTGTTGAAGAATTAAAAGCTGGTATTCGTCGGGCAACTATTGATCTTAAATTCTTTCCTGTTTTAGTAGGTTCAGCATTTAAGAATAAAGGTGTTCAAATGCTTTTGGACGCAGTAGTTGATTATCTTCCATCACCTCTTGAAGTTAGACCTTATATTGCTCATAAACCAGGAACTGAAGAAGATGTTGAATTAACTGCAGGTGATGATAAACCATTTGCTGCCTTGGCATTTAAGATTGCAACAGATCCGTTTGTTGGACGTTTAACTTATATTCGTGTTTATACGGGATCTCTACCATCAGGTTCTTATGTTTTAAATGCAACTAAAGACTCACGTGAACGTGTTGGGCGTCTTCTTCAAATGCACGCTAATCACCGGACAGAAATTTCTGAAGTATTCTCAGGAGATATTGCAGCAGCAATTGGTTTGAAGAATACAACAACAGGGGATTCTCTAACTGATGTTAATAATCCGTTAATTCTTGAATCAATGGTCTTCCCAGACCCAGTTATTCAGGTTTCAATTGAACCAGATTCAAAAGAAGATCGTGATAAACTAGATGTGGCTTTACAAAAACTCGCTGAAGAAGATCCTACTTTCCAAGCAGAAACAAATGCCGAAACTGGTCAGACTTTGATCGCTGGAATGGGTGAATTGCATTTGGATATCATGGTTGAAAGAATGCGCCGTGAATTCAAGGTAGCAGCTAAAGTTGGTGAACCACAAGTTGCTTACCGAGAAACATTTACTAAACCAGCTTCTGCTCAAGGTAAATTTGTTCGTCAGAGTGGTGGTAAAGGTCAATATGGTGATGTTTATATTGAATTTACACCAAACGAAGAAGGAAAAGGCTTTGAATTTGAGAATGCGATCGTTGGTGGGGTTGTTCCTCGTGAATATATTCCATCAGTCGAAGCTGGTTTGAAAGAAGCAATGGCTAACGGTGTTTTAGCTGGATATCCATTGATTGACGTTAAAGCAAGACTTTACGATGGTTCTTACCATGAAGTCGATTCATCTGAAGCTGCTTTCAAGGTTGCTGCATCTATTTCATTACATGAAGCTGCTAAAAAAGCTGGTGCTGTGATTTTGGAACCAATCATGAAAGTTGAAGTTATCGTACCTGAAGAATATCTTGGTGATATTATGGGTCAGATTACTGCTCGTCGTGGTCGAGTTGAAGGAATGGAAGCTCGTGGTAATGCTCAGGTAGTTAATGGTTTTGTTCCATTAGCTGAAATGTTTGGGTATGCAACTACTTTACGTTCTGCAACTCAGGGACGTGGTACTTTCACAATGACTTTTGATCACTATGAAGCTGTACCTAAGTCAATTCAAGAAGAAATTATCAAGAAAAACGGTGGTAATTCTTCTGATAAATAAAAATTAGGCCTGATGGCCTTTTTTATTTTCAAAATTTTCATGATCATCACTTACTGCAATATACAGGAGTGATTTTTTTGTTTAGAATAGAGGCTATGAGTATAAATCAAAAACTGGTACAAGTAAAAGACTTAACAATGGGGTTTGAAAAAAGACCCCTTTTTAATAATTTGAATTTGACAATTGAACAAGGAGACTTTTTGTCAATTATCGGTCCTAACGGAACGGGAAAGAGCACTTTACTCCACATAATTATGAAAAAACTGACTCCTAAAAGTGGTAAGGTTGAATATGTTGGAAGCAATTTTGGGCCTAGTAAAATTAGTTTTGTTCCACAAACACGTAATATTTCTGAAAACTACCCTCTGAACATATTTAGTTTTGTTGGTTTACGATTGTTTAATAATCTAATTCCTTGGTTAACTAAAAGCGATAAGCAAAAAGTTAGTGAAGCAATAGAAAAAGTAAGATTAACTGATAAGTCGGATAATCTGTTAGCGAGTTCTTCGGGTGGTGAACAGCAACGGGCGTATATTGCTCAAGCATTAGTTAATAATCCAGAAATGATAATTCTAGATGAACCAACAAATGGCTTAGATGAACGTTCGAAAGATGAAGTAATGGAAATTTTAAAATTGCTTCAAACTAAAGACAATGTCACGATTGTTTTAGTTACTCATGATCCAGAATCTGTTAAAAATAACAGCACCAAAATTTTAATGCTTAATGGTGATTCCACTTATTCTGTTGGAGATCAGACACTACTGGAGGATGCCAATGTTAAATTCTGAATTTATGTTCAATTCTTTTGTATCAGGGACTGTTATAGCGATAGTCTGTGGCATTATGAGCACCTTTGTTTTAATTAGAAAGTTACCTTTTCTAACTCATATGATTTCTGAAATTGGATTTTCAGGAGCTGCTTTTGGTATTTTTGCGGGATTACCTCCGATAACGGGGATGTTAATATTCACCACGTTAGCAGCAGTGATGACAAGTGTTGGGGCTAATAAATTTTCTTCAAATGATGCGCTGGTTAGTGTGATTTCCGCCCTTTTTATGGGATCAGGAGCGTTATTTCTCACTTTAGCTAAGGGGAATGCCAGTTATACAACGACTTTGATGTTTGGAAGTATCACAGCAATTACTAAACAAAATGTCATTCAAATTTTAGTTGTTGCAGGGATTGTCTTAATTACAATTTTGTTAATGTTTCGTCCATTGAAGTTTGATTCCTTCGATCCAATTGCTGCTCAGTATTCGAGTTTAAAAACTTACTGGATTTCCTTAATCTTTTTGATCTTGACAGCATTTACTGCCAGCGTTGCAGCTCAAATTGTAGGTGCTTTGTTAATATTTGTCCTCTTAACGCTGCCTGCGGCAATTGCTTTTTACTGGGGTAGAAACTTCAGTGAATTAATTATTTTGAGCGTTTTATGCGCATTAATCGGAACTTGGGGTGGACTTTATTTATCTTATGTTACTGATCTGCCAGTAACTTTCTTCATTACGTTAATTGAAGCAATTCTCTTCTTTGCAACTTTAATTGCGAAAAAGTTTATTAGATAAATTTAGTTTTTATTGTTCATTAATAGTTTTTCTAGCTTGTCATAGATATCAAGCTGCCATTTGATGTAAGTTAAATTTTTCGGCTTATTTTCAGTTAAGTAAAGAATTGGAATCTGATATTTTTTTGCATCCTTTAAAATCGATTTTGTTGTATTGTTTTCAGCTTGAATATTATGTAAGTAAAAGGCGACACGATGATTTCTAAAATCATCAACCACAGTTTGTGCATCTTTGATTGCGGGATCAGTTTCGTTTTCAATTGCTTTAGAAAATGCGGGATTATTTATCGTAAACCCTAAGTTATTCAATGCATAATCAAAAATTGGTTCGCTTACGTCGACGAAAGAATTGGATTTTAAAGATTTAATTACAGCTGATTTTTTATAGATTGGTTCCATTGACTTTAGATACTTTTTGGCGTTTGTAGAAAAATATTTTTTGTTTTCTGGTTGAAGATCGCTAAGTTTTGCAGTTAGATACTTGGTGTATTTCTCCATAATTTCATAATCAAACCATAAGTGAGGGTTAGCGCCGCTTTTTTTGTGAGCAATATCACGTCCCACATTAATCCACGGCTGTTTGTTAACGATCGGATTAACCCAGTCGTCGTATCCCAACCCGTTACTGACAACTAAATCAGCATTTGAAACAAATCTAGTAGTTTGAGTTGTCGGTTTAAAATCGTGGGGATCGACATGCGGATTATCGATAACGGATTTAACTGTTCCTTTATTGCCAACAACTTTACCAGCAGCTTCGGCATAGATGTCAGTTGTAGTGACAATATTTATTTTTTGATGATTTTTATCTTGGGTTGAGTTTTTAGGACTGCCGCTGAACAGAATTAATCCGAGAAAAAGGGCAGCTAAAAACGATGCAATTATAATTACGATTATTCTTGTTTTCTTCATTTGAACCAATTCTATCATATTCGTTTTAAATATCTTGATTTTTATAAAAAAATGTTTTATGATGTTGAATTATAATTAAACTTGGGTTACAATTGTTAAACAAAGATAGAGACTCTGTTTTGATCTATTGTCCATTACAGTGATTCCTACATATATCAATTTTTTGAGTATGTGGGATTTTTTTTGCTCTAGGAGACTAAAAAAATGTTAATTTTTTTTAAAGTTTCGTGGGCTAAAGATCTGTCTTGATACTAAGAAGGAGTGTATAAATGGCTGAACATAGCGTGAATTATGGTAAACATCAAGTACGAAAAAGCTTTTCCCGCATCAAAGATGTTTTAAAAATACCAAATTTAATTGACATTCAGACCAAATCATTTCAGTGGTTTCTTGATGAAGGAATTACAGAAATGTTTAATGATGTTATGCCAATTGATGATTTCAAAGGTATTTTGACACTTGAATATAACGGCTATTCTTTTAAAGAACCAAAATATTCAGTTGATGAGGCTAGAGAAAGAGATACAAATTACTCGATGCCGATGTATGTGAATTTACGGCTTACTAATAATGAAACTGGTGAAATAAAAACTCAAGATGTTTTCTTTGGTGATTTTCCAATGATGACTAATGAAGGAACTTTCATTATTAATGGTGCTGAACGAGTAATTGTTTCCCAATTAATGAGATCTCCCGGAGTTTATTTCAACAGTTCAACCGATAAAAACAGTATTGTCAACTATGGCACGACGGTAATTCCAAACCGTGGTGCATGGCTTGAATTTGAGTCTGACAGTAAAGAATTAGCATATGCAAGAATCGATCGTACGCGTAAGATTCCAATTACAGTTTTAATTAGAGCACTTGGCTTTGGCTCAGACAGTACGATTACCGAAATTTTTGGTGACGATGATTCATTGCAGTTAACAATGGAAAAAGATATTCATAAGAATTCTTCTGATTCTAGAACTGATGAAGCCTTGAAAGAAATTTATGAACGCTTACGTCCTGGTGAACCGAAAACTGCTGAAAGTTCTCGTTCACTTTTATATGCTCGATTCTTTGATCCAAAACGTTATGATTTAGCATCAGTTGGCCGATATAAAATCAACAAAAAACTCTCATTAGAAAACCGCTTGGTTGGTTTAACTTTGGCAGAGACATTGGTTGATCCGGATACTGGTGAAGTTATTGCTTCTAAAGGTACTAAAATTGATCGCCAGTTAATGGAAGGCAGCGGTAAAGA
Proteins encoded in this window:
- a CDS encoding LBP_cg2779 family protein codes for the protein MDGVSPLVEKIINFEKEHNMTDSDLAFASHISVEHIHAAKAGIGQIDPQILNDIMKFLNENE
- a CDS encoding alpha/beta fold hydrolase, whose amino-acid sequence is MTKINKDLVYDPIHDLKLDLYQNETSGKKQVSIILIHGGGWFRGSKDNETQLAAKLLEAGYNVIVPDYRLAPPSFYPAPLKDMNQVYNWIQDKFPESKIAAVGTSVGGTMAVELAIKYGIPAVSLSGIFDIEKWILKHHDVKAKLSSGKGETPEDQQKINESFYKGFIMNYLNNDEKLLEQATPYYRVKKTTGPVYLFNSLSELAPLSGVLKMEKSLIKKQVPTWVQFIPGTGHGGDYALSVVEDIANFIEKY
- the rpsL gene encoding 30S ribosomal protein S12; the encoded protein is MPTINQLVRKGRKSKTSKSKSPALNFGYNSMTKNLTNNPAPQKRGVATRVGTMTPKKPNSALRKYARVRLSNLIEVTAYIPGIGHNLQEHSVVLIRGGRVKDLPGVRYHIIRGTLDTAGVTDRMQGRSKYGTKRPKK
- a CDS encoding peptidase U32 family protein → MMNKPEVLVPAGTPEKLKVAIDYGADAVYIGGERLGLRSRANNYSISDMAEGAAYAHSHGAKVYLAANIVCHENELEDNISYLTEVRDAGVDALIVSDPAIISAVLTKVPGLPVHLSTQASAVNYEAVNFWAKHGLERVVLGRETTFEEIKEIKENTDVEIEAFIQGAMCTSYSGRCVMSNYMNKRDANRGGCAQNCRFLYNLADESGSSLNGDEMFTMSAVDMSLIPVIGQMISTGVDSLKIEGRMKTIHYVSTVANVYRTAVDTYCADPEHFEVDPAWIDELAKISQRRMSFGFFNGAPTKDDELFEHTKPDLGYEFIGEVKGYQDGRVIIQERNNFSEGDELEFYGPNFYHYLTTVNDLQDEDGMKIERASHAMMICSIAIDKELPVGTMIRKKKAAKVRA
- a CDS encoding ATP-dependent Clp protease ATP-binding subunit, which produces MDNLFTPSARMVLEIAQENAKMYGHYAVSTEHLLLALVIETEGIAGKTLRKLNVNEADIREEIDDLTGFGTGVENAGISNNLGYSQKAKEILAVAGDEAKRLGALKIGTEHILISLLREDDVLATRILVNLGLNLNKTRQLLLKKMGISEAPGRTGAKRRPVSNPEMTTNKNTKTPTLDKLARDLTELARQNRVDPVIGREKEVKRVIQILSRRTKNNPVLIGEPGVGKTAIAEGLAEKIVAGTVPEEMQDDRLMMLDMGSLVAGTKYRGEFEDRLKKLIKEVSNSDNVILFIDELHTLIGAGGAEGAIDASNILKPALARGEIQLIGATTLDEYQKYVEKDAALERRFATVQVDEPTIAETKEILRGLRSRYEEHHYLKISDEAIDAAVELSNRYITNRFLPDKAIDLVDEASAKVHLAHATGSKADSLNKKLLKIEADKESAVKNQDFELAAEIRREEFELKDKLNRAKYGNNSEQKVQEIVVTPEDIAEVVSEWTGVPVTQLTKKESDRLVHLEKFLHQRVIGQDAAVSAISRAIRRTRSGLKDPNRPMGSFMFLGPTGVGKTELAKALAEALFGSEDNIVRIDMSEYMEKYSTSRLIGSPPGYVGYEEGGQLTEKVKNKPYSVVLFDEVEKAHQDVFNLLLQVLDDGFLTDSRGRRVDFRNTIIIMTSNLGATSLRDDHEVGFGARSTSTNDVAIEERIREVLKETYRPEFLNRIDEIVIFKVLTKDEIHQIVKLMVKDFSKRLSDQGITLKVTPSAISLIADKGYNPEYGARTIRRTLQTELEDSMSEQLLSGEISRGDVVTVGAQKDKIKLRIKKSEKKKDKIKV
- a CDS encoding CtsR family transcriptional regulator gives rise to the protein MSQSNNLSDLIEEYIKSILKENFEVELRRQQIADYFNVVPSQINYVIKTRFDSKHGYYVESKRGGGGYIRIVKLQFVECGDLLEKVKADIGSVLTLSDATTIVNQLISEEVITDSCGRIIISALDNDALGDIEKPVQNKLRAHILKCILTKLEYEN
- a CDS encoding peptidase U32 family protein, giving the protein MKDDSLIRFSSTVPVKDIAGTVFDEGIDALIIGNNRFGLRLPTSYDLAETADLTKIAHQKGKKIIVAANAILHNEKLQSYQEYLAALDQIEVDYVMVGDAGAVNIIQNNFPNLKFIYNGEVLDTNSGMMNFWGEEGASYVQLSREIPYVELKELLPKLEVKPILQLFGPIAIEHSGRSLIYNYLDYVDKTNDFAPNEIYKVSLPARPEEEYIMFEDEHGTHMYAPYDLNLLSKFLELVSMGINFFTFDSKFYDGDNWLNIIKIFVKARNYILQDQLNDDRLSELEEKLLQTVPADRKYSIGFYDYQIGDIK